In Calothrix sp. PCC 7507, one DNA window encodes the following:
- a CDS encoding TIGR04282 family arsenosugar biosynthesis glycosyltransferase, producing the protein MLKLSESSRQHLIIFTRYPEPGKTKTRLIPALGNVGAADLQRQMTEYTISKVKELQKKTSLTVEVRFAGGNLQLMQDWLGLNLVYHSQGEGDLGEKLVRSLFDAFQSGAQQVVIIGTDCPGVNSQVIATAFEQMQTFELVMGPAIDGGYYLIGLRHLVPELFANIDWGTSQVLQQTMDIAQKLNLSHVYLPTLADVDRPEDLPIWEQVFR; encoded by the coding sequence GTGCTGAAATTATCAGAAAGCTCAAGACAGCACCTGATTATTTTTACTCGCTATCCAGAGCCAGGAAAGACAAAAACTAGGCTGATACCTGCTTTGGGTAATGTTGGTGCTGCTGATCTGCAACGGCAGATGACAGAGTATACAATTTCTAAGGTTAAAGAATTGCAAAAAAAAACTTCGCTAACAGTGGAAGTACGGTTTGCTGGTGGTAATTTACAGTTAATGCAAGATTGGCTAGGGTTAAATTTAGTTTACCATTCTCAAGGTGAAGGGGATTTAGGGGAAAAGTTGGTGCGATCGCTCTTTGATGCTTTTCAATCTGGTGCCCAACAAGTGGTGATCATTGGGACTGATTGTCCTGGGGTGAATTCCCAGGTTATCGCAACCGCATTTGAGCAGATGCAAACTTTTGAACTTGTTATGGGTCCGGCGATCGATGGTGGCTATTATTTGATTGGTTTACGCCACTTAGTCCCGGAATTATTCGCTAACATCGACTGGGGCACTTCTCAAGTATTGCAACAAACTATGGACATTGCCCAAAAACTTAATTTATCACATGTCTACTTGCCTACTTTAGCTGATGTTGACCGTCCAGAGGATTTGCCAATTTGGGAACAAGTCTTTCGGTGA
- the hpsB gene encoding hormogonium polysaccharide secretion pseudopilin HpsB yields MIHQKHLPTTQSSQSGFTIIESLVAILVTAALLAAIAPVIVLSVATRVQAKRIETATDAAKSYTDGVRSGIITAPPTTTLSGTTYTPNNYSAPSLGTLTCSANSYCSLPSADLYCIDVDGGGCTSSSARDFVIQAFRYNQVSTATADKGYQLGVRVYRASGFSSDGGNLKKAPDKQPTFTGGAGDRKAPLVEMTTEITDGVVFSDFCDRLKQPVPSPAPTPAPQSQC; encoded by the coding sequence ATGATTCACCAAAAACATCTGCCAACAACCCAATCAAGTCAATCAGGTTTTACCATCATTGAGTCTTTGGTAGCAATTTTAGTTACTGCTGCGTTGCTGGCGGCGATCGCCCCTGTGATTGTCTTGTCTGTAGCAACGCGAGTGCAAGCAAAGCGCATCGAAACAGCAACAGATGCTGCTAAAAGCTACACTGATGGTGTACGTAGTGGAATAATAACTGCTCCACCTACCACCACACTTTCTGGAACTACTTATACTCCAAATAATTACTCTGCACCTTCTTTAGGAACTTTAACCTGTAGCGCCAACAGTTACTGCTCATTACCCTCAGCTGATTTGTATTGCATAGATGTTGATGGTGGTGGCTGTACTTCTAGCAGCGCCAGAGATTTTGTTATTCAAGCTTTTCGCTATAACCAAGTTTCCACAGCTACTGCTGATAAGGGCTATCAGTTGGGGGTACGTGTTTACAGGGCGAGTGGCTTTAGCAGTGATGGAGGGAACTTAAAAAAAGCACCTGATAAACAACCTACATTCACTGGGGGAGCAGGCGATCGCAAAGCCCCGTTAGTGGAAATGACCACAGAAATAACCGACGGAGTAGTATTTAGTGATTTCTGCGATCGGCTTAAACAGCCTGTTCCTAGCCCTGCTCCCACCCCTGCACCTCAATCTCAATGCTAA
- the hpsC gene encoding hormogonium polysaccharide secretion pseudopilin HpsC, with product MRQLKWLSKNQLKRSRTKQKIAGFTLIELLVAMIIAALIITPLLGFMINILDNDRKEQAKTNTDQEIKAALDYIARDLQQSVYIYDADGIAAIRSQLPKASSADEKKKFFPVLVFWKRQYISGGLTVGTETDDTFVYSLVAYYIIKDDDSTWSKAARIGRFQISNGYGSSDTAINNTRDVGFQLFNLQDEGTLKTKMNNWTKKSGETYTQDILPLVDYIDQSTTDTTANPAPTCSTGQIVPQFTGSGDQVATDNVKTRGFYVCVDSTNTVAQVYLRGNAFARLQNTNLNFDKDNESKKIYYPEANIRVQGLGFLFTK from the coding sequence ATGAGACAGCTTAAATGGCTTTCAAAGAATCAGTTAAAACGCTCTAGAACGAAACAAAAAATAGCAGGCTTCACTCTCATCGAGTTGCTTGTAGCTATGATTATAGCTGCCCTAATAATCACACCTTTGCTAGGATTCATGATCAATATTCTTGATAATGACCGCAAAGAGCAGGCTAAGACAAATACCGACCAAGAAATCAAAGCAGCACTTGATTATATTGCCAGAGACTTGCAACAGTCAGTTTATATTTATGATGCTGACGGTATAGCTGCTATTAGAAGTCAACTACCTAAAGCCTCGTCTGCTGATGAAAAGAAAAAGTTTTTCCCTGTTCTTGTATTCTGGAAGCGTCAGTATATTTCAGGTGGGCTGACTGTTGGTACTGAAACTGATGATACCTTTGTCTACTCTTTAGTTGCCTATTACATAATTAAAGATGATGACTCTACATGGTCTAAAGCTGCTCGGATTGGTAGATTTCAAATTAGTAACGGTTATGGCAGCAGTGATACTGCTATCAACAACACTCGAGATGTAGGTTTCCAGTTATTTAATCTACAAGATGAAGGCACTCTTAAGACTAAGATGAATAACTGGACAAAGAAAAGCGGTGAAACTTACACACAAGACATTCTACCTCTAGTTGATTATATTGATCAAAGCACCACAGATACTACAGCAAATCCAGCACCAACTTGCTCTACTGGTCAGATAGTACCGCAATTCACTGGAAGCGGAGATCAGGTAGCAACAGATAATGTGAAAACACGTGGTTTTTATGTTTGTGTAGACTCAACAAACACTGTTGCACAGGTTTACTTACGTGGTAATGCTTTCGCTCGTCTTCAAAATACAAACCTGAATTTTGATAAAGATAATGAAAGTAAAAAAATTTATTACCCTGAAGCCAACATAAGAGTACAAGGACTAGGATTCTTATTTACCAAATAA
- a CDS encoding Tfp pilus assembly protein FimT/FimU, which yields MPIKILATQLKKSCYFYQNNVGFTLLEMLVVVLMIGVLSAIAAPSWVSFTNKQQLNKANDIVLSAIQEAQREAKKRKFGYSISFRTDNNIPQIAVHPKDTAPDSFWRNLGDEVGIKAGKIVLGTNLTDRNTTTASSSVIYAAAFNTTTPQTITFDYTGALDLTIKTKTDGLTSVQNTKIGTKGLIVAVAVAKSGFPTQATNERRCVIMKTLLGSVKIGKSATECQ from the coding sequence ATGCCTATAAAGATATTAGCTACACAGTTGAAAAAGTCTTGTTATTTTTATCAAAATAATGTTGGATTTACCTTACTTGAGATGTTGGTAGTGGTGTTGATGATTGGAGTACTGTCAGCAATTGCTGCTCCTAGTTGGGTGAGTTTTACCAATAAACAACAACTAAATAAAGCCAATGATATTGTCTTGTCAGCAATACAAGAAGCTCAACGCGAAGCAAAAAAGCGAAAATTTGGTTACAGTATTAGCTTTAGAACTGACAATAATATTCCCCAAATTGCAGTCCATCCCAAAGATACTGCTCCCGATAGTTTCTGGCGTAATTTGGGTGATGAAGTAGGAATCAAAGCAGGAAAAATAGTGCTTGGTACAAACCTCACTGATAGAAATACAACTACCGCTAGTAGTTCTGTAATCTATGCTGCGGCTTTTAACACTACCACTCCACAAACAATTACCTTTGACTACACCGGCGCTTTGGATTTAACAATTAAAACCAAGACTGACGGTTTAACATCAGTGCAAAATACCAAGATTGGCACTAAAGGCTTAATTGTCGCGGTGGCTGTAGCTAAATCTGGGTTTCCTACTCAAGCTACAAATGAGAGGCGGTGCGTAATTATGAAAACTTTATTAGGCTCAGTAAAAATAGGGAAAAGTGCTACTGAATGTCAATAA
- the hpsE gene encoding hormogonium polysaccharide biosynthesis glycosyltransferase HpsE, whose protein sequence is MTIYLDFTVAIPTYNGASRLPELLTRLQNQLGTEHFSWEIIVVDNNSKDNTAKVVQSYQKNWQCPYPLKYCFERKQGAAYARQLAVEEAKGKFIGFLDDDNFPELNWVAAAYDFGQKYPKAGAYGSQNHPEWEVEPPENFQRIAPFLAITERGNLPLRYEANKKLLPPAAGLVVRREAWLESVPSHSILTGRVTGNMLTSEDLETLSYIQQKGWEIWYNPEMEIYHRIPKWRLHKDYLIPFFQGIGLSRYVTRMLNVKSWAKPAAFLLYMINDLRKIILHLLRYRLQVKTDLVAACEMQLFVSSLISPFYLWRNGYFDKGL, encoded by the coding sequence ATGACAATATACCTTGATTTTACTGTTGCTATCCCAACTTATAATGGTGCAAGTCGATTGCCTGAGTTATTGACACGACTGCAAAATCAATTAGGCACTGAACACTTTAGTTGGGAAATTATTGTTGTAGACAATAATAGTAAAGACAATACAGCAAAAGTTGTTCAAAGTTATCAAAAAAATTGGCAATGTCCTTACCCTTTAAAATATTGCTTTGAACGAAAACAGGGAGCTGCATACGCCAGACAATTAGCAGTAGAAGAAGCCAAAGGTAAATTTATTGGTTTTCTGGATGATGATAACTTTCCAGAATTAAACTGGGTAGCAGCAGCTTATGATTTTGGTCAAAAGTATCCAAAGGCGGGAGCTTATGGTAGCCAGAATCATCCTGAATGGGAAGTTGAACCACCGGAAAACTTTCAGCGTATTGCACCATTTTTAGCAATTACAGAGCGGGGTAATTTACCTTTGCGGTATGAAGCTAACAAAAAATTATTACCTCCTGCTGCTGGACTTGTTGTCCGTAGAGAAGCTTGGCTAGAAAGTGTACCCAGTCATTCTATTTTGACTGGTAGAGTTACGGGAAATATGCTGACTAGTGAAGACTTAGAAACGTTATCATACATCCAACAAAAAGGGTGGGAAATTTGGTATAACCCAGAGATGGAAATATATCATCGAATACCAAAATGGCGGTTACACAAAGATTATTTAATTCCATTTTTTCAAGGTATTGGACTGAGCCGTTATGTAACCCGCATGTTAAATGTAAAATCTTGGGCAAAACCAGCTGCTTTTTTGCTTTATATGATAAATGATTTACGTAAAATTATCTTGCATCTATTGAGATATCGTTTACAGGTTAAAACTGATTTGGTTGCGGCGTGTGAAATGCAACTATTTGTTAGTAGTTTAATTAGCCCTTTCTATCTTTGGAGAAATGGCTACTTTGATAAGGGGTTGTGA
- a CDS encoding Tfp pilus assembly protein FimT/FimU, translating into MSSNFIKNNLVYFLLIANIRNVFKTSSSKGFTLLEILVVVLLIGILAAIVVPSWLAFVNIRYLNVAQGEVYLAIRQAQSQAIKQKLTWQASFREKNGVVQWTVHQAETEKFIPDAVKNNDKLWQNFDPNVQIYQDRNQKGNSETTLQKENSQQAWRVMFNYHGCPVYEIGDECTKTSLRTLGQITLYSPKVNEVKRCIYVSTLLGAMRTGKEHTRANDKGKYCY; encoded by the coding sequence ATGTCCTCTAATTTCATAAAGAATAACTTGGTGTATTTTCTATTAATAGCTAATATTAGAAATGTTTTTAAAACCTCCTCTAGCAAAGGATTTACGCTGCTAGAAATATTAGTAGTTGTTTTATTAATTGGCATATTAGCGGCAATAGTTGTACCCAGTTGGCTGGCTTTTGTGAATATTCGCTATCTTAATGTCGCTCAAGGTGAAGTTTATCTCGCTATACGCCAGGCTCAAAGCCAAGCTATCAAGCAAAAACTGACTTGGCAAGCTAGCTTTCGTGAAAAAAATGGTGTTGTGCAATGGACAGTTCATCAAGCAGAAACGGAAAAATTTATTCCTGATGCTGTGAAAAATAATGACAAACTATGGCAAAATTTCGACCCTAATGTGCAAATTTATCAGGATAGAAACCAAAAAGGTAATTCAGAGACAACTTTACAAAAAGAAAATTCTCAGCAAGCGTGGCGAGTTATGTTTAATTACCACGGTTGTCCTGTCTACGAAATTGGAGATGAATGTACAAAAACTTCACTCAGAACATTAGGACAAATTACTCTCTACAGTCCAAAGGTTAATGAAGTTAAGCGTTGCATCTATGTCTCTACACTTCTAGGCGCAATGCGAACGGGTAAAGAGCATACTAGAGCGAATGACAAAGGTAAGTATTGCTATTAA
- the hpsA gene encoding hormogonium polysaccharide biosynthesis protein HpsA, protein MPQKRQLVKATKKVFQQLSKQLFSTIKRQLVWLLRTIFITRRRPGSVNAGFVLPTVVMVSIVVVLLTAAILFRSFERSKNASNVRVNEVVIKAASPALDRAKSKVDELFKDPRLPRSTPSDLSLSQVINDNINQYTFGDETQLKLVKDVNSDSTIDADGETLKTVWKYPVDTDNNGKFDSFTIYGIYFRTPPTTTSASNPTPTPTRARSPLEARTQPMDEGATTNKCISNVLTSADLVGSQGWYKVGSKLKRSIFVYTASIPITDITTPGLDNTKYEKFTGNKGFAALEYQQDRERIPLSNNAVVYDDDLEIAPGAGLKLNGRVFTNGNLLTKRPGSNEVRFYLVSSPKSCYFTEENNKIVVAGNVINSRVDEAASGSGVKADLYNQSYDANTITDSILKEGDINNTNKTVPATTYGSIAAYNDEAYARRIDRLVAATNSAYSNETDLPDDVQDDISRTVAADSSLDRAAVREEKLRIYFRKRTRRVPFAEIPFVLNPTDDYGIKYGTLDYKTNSPLLRENKNALRPVPEWVFPFDPANGTTATGYAEIGVYESSTANKIYLTATDPAEQVKAGKENKIGDRVLVGNNMPQLWYDSTKQVFVSSPDQGQTISGKEWDVKQNGSTNTTVARKRYSQAYQLDNLGITDRDDFWEKSAAQKPASSVDVIGGMRVITGAGIYLPDDYNISTKAFTSTQTVVWPDSLPIGVTTKAQGLPDANTPYLRMRATAVYHYQDNPYDPKTPSTYQTPIACVSSFYDPTNSTTAMNQSGLPDVSLRNATPIYERVLTGLATVSATTGKSNNGVVYPKPPTAISDYDAILQYQKGLTYPNGRLVNEPLKNALDKIAASKSLTLSEQSAVDSAMCALKILENSADFSPTDSAIPHGAIMETAFLDARQIKAIDKPISGSEKTYNLDIELRQPLEIRATVLDLDLLRRKSRTDGEFLFPNSGIIYATRDDALADRSNLTSKDVSATDFKLDPTRRPNGIMLINGSNLSRKDTYEVKEKGLILASNLPVYIQGDFNLHGTHGEFLDDDVKWGIDFYKRKTLNTNFACRKDQFTGCDVGESWRPASVIADAITILSSNFRLGYRQDGDYDLRDNYGNNALGYDFNGDGSINSATTVSLNEQNLRFDLDGNGTIDSATNVSTTEDKITATVAARLNGFWDNNFVTSRQFDDSKYSSRIDTDTTKNPQGSSYFNNFVTPIQRRIAFSEYVMEICPKLIVTACKPDDWVVGYDLDGNGTFSTDEKSIKANQLLKKLADASITSIQTNKILAGTTATAPTDSGDTAIQRYPRRVAFLRYGNSLKVTKKVFGTDTDLNASPTTNALVLDSDNTPVPLGIFDQDNDPATTSDITVRYFPFTNTLTINNIPYSKYETTAPPVPPALPANPAPNRPRTQSNALWFGTKNGSSLYSHFRYPLRFDNTLTGTRTTEQPLLVPVLQIQYPSNTEAKNSISAEGDGTSLNWMQRAVTTKTNLVFAQGNTPERPPITGYSGESNGGLENFVRYLETWDLEPGTNADAANTLIQHEASGSFIQFKRSSYATAPWQTLIVPAAASGIFNYRQEYAQTTTNSADTPFYAAPDRAWGYDVALLTQLPDLFSQRFTAPTTNAPNEFYREVGRDDNWVKTLLCAAQTDTKGYEAANSKYGTGYKYAVSSDQRPATCP, encoded by the coding sequence ATGCCTCAAAAACGCCAGCTAGTCAAGGCAACGAAAAAAGTCTTTCAACAACTTAGCAAGCAGTTATTCTCTACAATTAAAAGACAACTTGTTTGGCTATTGCGAACCATTTTTATCACTAGAAGAAGGCCAGGTTCTGTCAATGCTGGGTTTGTGTTGCCAACAGTAGTAATGGTATCAATAGTAGTTGTACTACTAACCGCCGCCATTTTATTTCGTTCTTTTGAGCGTTCTAAAAATGCCAGCAACGTCAGGGTCAATGAGGTAGTGATTAAAGCAGCATCACCAGCACTTGATCGGGCAAAATCTAAAGTAGACGAATTATTTAAAGACCCTCGATTACCACGTTCCACCCCCTCAGACTTATCACTGTCTCAAGTTATCAACGACAATATTAACCAATACACCTTTGGTGATGAAACACAGTTAAAGTTGGTTAAGGATGTCAACTCTGATAGCACGATTGATGCAGACGGAGAAACTCTAAAAACAGTTTGGAAATATCCAGTTGATACTGATAATAACGGTAAATTTGATAGCTTCACCATTTATGGTATTTACTTTCGGACTCCTCCTACTACCACTAGTGCTAGTAACCCTACTCCTACCCCTACTAGAGCTAGAAGTCCCCTAGAAGCAAGAACACAACCAATGGACGAAGGAGCGACTACTAATAAATGCATAAGTAATGTTCTTACCAGTGCAGACTTAGTAGGTAGTCAAGGCTGGTATAAAGTAGGCAGTAAGCTGAAAAGAAGTATTTTTGTTTATACCGCCAGCATACCCATCACAGACATAACAACACCGGGACTTGATAATACTAAGTACGAAAAATTCACGGGTAATAAAGGTTTTGCGGCTTTAGAATATCAGCAAGATAGAGAACGGATTCCACTGAGTAATAATGCAGTTGTATATGATGACGATTTAGAAATTGCACCTGGGGCTGGTTTAAAACTGAATGGACGCGTCTTTACTAACGGTAATTTGCTCACAAAAAGACCCGGTAGTAACGAGGTAAGATTTTATTTAGTCAGCAGCCCCAAATCTTGCTATTTCACAGAAGAAAATAACAAAATTGTTGTAGCTGGTAACGTGATCAATAGCCGTGTTGATGAAGCTGCTTCAGGTAGTGGTGTAAAAGCAGATCTATACAACCAAAGTTACGATGCTAATACTATCACCGATAGTATCCTTAAGGAAGGAGACATTAACAACACAAATAAAACTGTACCCGCAACTACTTATGGAAGTATAGCAGCTTACAATGATGAAGCTTACGCTAGAAGAATTGACCGCTTAGTAGCAGCAACTAATAGTGCTTATTCAAATGAAACAGACTTGCCAGATGACGTTCAGGATGACATTAGCCGTACTGTAGCCGCTGATTCTAGCTTAGATCGTGCCGCAGTGCGTGAAGAGAAGCTCAGAATTTATTTCCGCAAGCGAACACGGCGCGTTCCTTTTGCAGAAATTCCATTTGTCCTAAATCCTACTGATGACTATGGAATTAAATATGGAACTTTAGACTATAAAACAAATAGTCCTCTACTTAGAGAAAATAAAAATGCTCTCCGACCAGTTCCTGAATGGGTTTTTCCCTTTGACCCAGCCAATGGTACAACTGCGACTGGTTATGCCGAGATTGGAGTTTATGAGAGCAGTACTGCTAATAAAATATACCTTACAGCTACAGACCCAGCAGAACAGGTAAAAGCTGGAAAAGAAAACAAAATAGGCGATCGCGTTTTAGTTGGCAATAATATGCCGCAATTGTGGTACGACTCAACTAAACAAGTATTTGTTAGTTCACCAGATCAAGGACAGACGATTTCCGGCAAGGAATGGGATGTTAAACAAAATGGCTCCACCAATACTACTGTTGCACGCAAGCGCTACTCCCAAGCCTACCAACTAGACAACCTAGGAATTACAGATCGGGACGACTTCTGGGAAAAGTCAGCGGCTCAAAAACCCGCCAGTTCTGTTGATGTCATCGGGGGTATGCGAGTGATCACAGGTGCCGGAATTTACTTACCTGATGATTACAATATCAGTACAAAGGCTTTTACTAGCACACAAACAGTTGTCTGGCCGGATAGTCTGCCTATAGGAGTTACTACTAAAGCTCAAGGCTTACCTGATGCCAATACACCTTATCTGCGAATGCGGGCTACGGCAGTTTATCACTACCAAGACAACCCTTACGATCCTAAGACTCCAAGCACTTATCAAACTCCCATCGCCTGTGTTAGCAGTTTCTACGACCCGACCAACAGCACGACAGCGATGAACCAATCGGGTTTGCCAGATGTTAGCTTAAGAAATGCCACACCTATATATGAGAGAGTTTTAACAGGACTAGCCACAGTTAGTGCTACTACTGGTAAATCAAATAATGGTGTTGTCTATCCAAAGCCACCTACAGCGATTTCAGACTATGATGCGATACTGCAATACCAAAAAGGACTGACATATCCTAATGGTCGCTTGGTCAATGAACCATTGAAGAATGCGTTGGATAAAATTGCAGCTAGTAAGTCTCTCACTCTTTCAGAGCAATCAGCAGTTGATTCCGCTATGTGCGCTTTGAAAATATTAGAGAATAGTGCCGATTTTAGTCCTACAGATAGTGCTATTCCTCATGGTGCAATCATGGAAACGGCTTTTCTTGATGCTAGGCAAATTAAAGCGATAGATAAGCCTATTTCTGGAAGTGAAAAAACTTATAATTTAGATATTGAACTGCGTCAACCGTTAGAAATTCGTGCCACTGTTTTAGATTTAGACTTGTTGCGGAGAAAATCAAGGACTGACGGAGAATTTCTATTTCCAAACAGTGGAATTATTTATGCCACCCGTGATGATGCACTAGCAGATCGAAGCAATTTAACCAGTAAAGATGTCAGTGCTACCGACTTCAAGCTAGACCCAACTCGCCGTCCCAACGGCATCATGTTGATTAATGGTAGTAACCTCAGCCGTAAAGATACCTACGAAGTGAAAGAAAAGGGTCTTATCTTAGCGTCTAACTTACCAGTTTACATTCAAGGAGATTTTAATCTCCACGGCACGCATGGAGAGTTCCTAGACGACGACGTGAAATGGGGTATTGACTTCTATAAACGTAAAACCCTTAATACTAACTTTGCTTGTCGTAAGGATCAATTTACTGGCTGTGACGTTGGTGAAAGCTGGCGACCAGCATCAGTAATTGCTGATGCGATTACGATTCTGTCTAGTAATTTCCGATTAGGTTACCGTCAAGATGGTGACTACGACCTGAGAGACAATTATGGTAATAATGCTCTAGGTTATGACTTTAATGGAGATGGCAGTATCAATTCAGCAACAACAGTATCACTAAATGAACAAAATCTTAGGTTTGACCTCGATGGTAATGGCACTATAGATAGTGCCACGAACGTATCAACTACAGAGGATAAAATCACTGCAACTGTGGCTGCTAGGTTAAACGGATTCTGGGATAACAACTTCGTCACCAGCCGTCAATTTGACGATAGTAAATACTCCAGTAGGATTGATACCGATACTACTAAAAATCCACAAGGTAGCTCTTACTTCAACAATTTTGTTACCCCGATTCAGCGGCGCATCGCATTTTCTGAATACGTCATGGAAATCTGCCCGAAGCTGATAGTAACAGCTTGCAAACCTGATGATTGGGTAGTTGGATATGATCTGGATGGAAATGGAACGTTTAGTACAGACGAGAAAAGTATTAAGGCAAATCAGTTACTTAAAAAGTTGGCTGATGCTAGCATCACTTCCATACAGACAAACAAGATATTGGCAGGTACTACAGCTACAGCACCCACAGATTCTGGCGATACAGCAATCCAGCGTTACCCAAGACGAGTGGCATTTTTGAGATACGGAAACAGTCTGAAAGTGACGAAAAAAGTTTTTGGTACTGATACCGATCTAAATGCATCTCCAACAACTAACGCCTTAGTACTAGACTCGGATAACACTCCTGTTCCTCTCGGAATATTCGACCAAGACAACGATCCTGCTACCACTAGTGATATCACAGTTAGGTATTTTCCCTTCACCAATACACTCACTATCAATAATATTCCCTACAGTAAATACGAGACAACTGCTCCACCAGTTCCTCCTGCCCTTCCAGCTAACCCTGCACCTAACCGACCACGTACACAAAGTAACGCTTTGTGGTTTGGAACAAAGAATGGCAGCTCACTATACTCTCATTTTCGGTATCCTCTGCGATTTGACAATACCCTAACCGGAACTAGAACGACAGAGCAACCGCTATTAGTGCCAGTATTGCAAATTCAGTATCCGTCTAACACGGAAGCAAAAAATAGTATCAGTGCTGAAGGAGATGGAACGTCATTAAACTGGATGCAACGCGCCGTAACAACAAAGACTAATCTAGTTTTTGCTCAAGGCAATACTCCAGAACGTCCACCAATTACTGGTTATAGTGGTGAATCTAATGGGGGTTTAGAAAACTTTGTGCGTTACTTAGAAACCTGGGACTTAGAGCCTGGTACAAACGCTGATGCTGCTAACACTCTCATCCAACACGAAGCTTCTGGTTCTTTCATTCAGTTTAAACGTAGCAGCTATGCTACCGCTCCTTGGCAAACTCTGATTGTTCCTGCAGCAGCGTCAGGGATTTTTAACTACCGACAAGAATATGCACAAACCACTACAAACTCAGCCGATACACCTTTCTACGCTGCTCCTGACCGCGCTTGGGGCTATGATGTCGCCTTGCTGACCCAATTACCAGACTTGTTCTCTCAACGCTTCACTGCACCAACCACCAACGCTCCAAATGAGTTTTATCGAGAAGTGGGTCGAGATGACAATTGGGTGAAAACTCTGCTATGTGCTGCTCAAACAGATACTAAGGGCTACGAAGCAGCTAACTCTAAGTATGGCACTGGCTACAAATATGCTGTTAGCTCAGACCAACGCCCCGCCACATGTCCTTAA
- a CDS encoding HpsJ family protein codes for MVNRFASLNTALTLKVVGVILILSFLLDFLILLSPFQPTDRLWQINLATALVDRGIVPMVGLGILFAAYWIGNAGDGDRSKGVDLRLPALIIASILGLIFLVIFPVHYLNVDQVSTKKIAEINKSAEQEEAQLNNQLAQFQAQINNPQGKAQIEQVRNQAKAQFADLLKDEQKYKQALENPQVPKEQKELLKKFKANPQELDKFIAQQTDPQGLAGQRRTQIRQRQEEAVKQTTDSAGKSKLRICLSSFLLSIGYIIIGWTGLKGMGALQGGGRKATAR; via the coding sequence ATGGTTAATCGTTTTGCTTCGTTGAATACTGCGCTCACGCTGAAGGTGGTGGGTGTAATCCTAATTTTGTCCTTTTTGCTAGACTTTCTGATTCTGTTGTCACCCTTCCAGCCAACTGATCGGTTATGGCAAATCAACTTAGCAACGGCGCTAGTTGATCGGGGAATTGTACCTATGGTGGGTTTAGGAATCCTGTTTGCTGCATATTGGATTGGTAATGCTGGTGATGGCGATCGCTCAAAAGGTGTAGATTTAAGATTGCCAGCCCTAATCATAGCAAGCATTTTAGGGTTGATTTTCTTGGTAATTTTTCCTGTACATTATCTCAATGTTGATCAAGTTAGCACTAAAAAAATCGCTGAAATCAACAAGAGTGCGGAGCAGGAAGAAGCTCAATTGAACAATCAACTAGCACAATTCCAAGCTCAAATAAACAATCCACAGGGAAAAGCTCAAATAGAACAGGTACGAAACCAAGCTAAAGCTCAGTTTGCGGACTTGCTCAAAGATGAGCAGAAGTATAAGCAAGCACTTGAAAATCCTCAAGTGCCCAAAGAACAAAAGGAATTGCTGAAAAAGTTTAAAGCAAATCCCCAAGAGCTTGATAAATTTATCGCACAACAAACAGATCCTCAAGGACTCGCGGGTCAAAGACGGACTCAAATTCGTCAGCGTCAAGAAGAAGCTGTTAAACAAACTACAGACAGTGCTGGTAAGTCGAAATTGCGGATTTGTCTGAGCAGTTTTTTACTATCGATTGGCTACATTATCATCGGTTGGACAGGATTAAAAGGTATGGGTGCTTTACAAGGTGGTGGACGTAAAGCTACTGCGCGCTAG